A portion of the Aphelocoma coerulescens isolate FSJ_1873_10779 chromosome 1, UR_Acoe_1.0, whole genome shotgun sequence genome contains these proteins:
- the TM9SF2 gene encoding transmembrane 9 superfamily member 2, whose product MALRRLLLIAAALAAATAPAAAFYLPGLAPVNFCEAGKEKPECKSGIELFVNRLDSVESVLPYEYTAFDFCQAEGKKRPSENLGQVLFGERIEPSPYRFTFNKKETCKSVCTKTYDTTKPEDKQKLDFLKKSMLLNYQHHWIVDNMPVTWCYDVEDGQRFCNPGFPIGCYITEDGRPKDACVINSEFHEKDTFYIFNHVDIKIYYHVVENEALGARLVAAKLEPKSYKHTHPDNPDCSGVPMDISNKASGEVKIAYTYSVTFHEEKTIRWASRWDYILESMPHTHIQWFSIMNSLVIVLFLSGMVAMIMLRTLHKDIARYNQMDSTEDAQEEFGWKLVHGDIFRPPRKGMLLSVFLGSGTQILIMTFVTLFFACLGFLSPANRGALMTCAVVLWVLLGTPAGYVAARFYKSFGGEKWKTNVLLTSFLCPGIVFADFFIMNLILWGEGSSAAIPFGTLVAILALWFCISVPLTFIGAYFGFKKNAIEHPVRTNQIPRQIPEQSFYTKPLPGIIMGGILPFGCIFIQLFFILNSIWSHQMYYMFGFLFLVFIILVITCSEATILLCYFHLCAEDYHWQWRSFLTSGFTAVYFLIYAIHYFFSKLQITGTASTILYFGYTMIMVLIFFLFTGTIGFFACFWFVTKIYSVVKVD is encoded by the exons ATGGCTCTGCGGCGGCTTCTCCTCATCGCTGCCGCGCTGGCGGCGGCcaccgcgcccgccgccgccttcTACCTGCCGGGCCTGGCGCCCGTCAACTTCTGCGAGGCCGGCAAGGAGAAGCCCGAGTGCAAG TCTGGAATTGAGCTGTTTGTGAACAGGCTTGACTCAGTAGAATCTGTCCTTCCCTACGAATACACTGC GTTTGATTTTTGTcaagcagaaggaaagaagCGTCCATCTGAAAACCTTGGCCAAGTCTTATTTGGAGAGAGGATAGAACCGTCTCCTTACAGG ttCACATTCAACAAGAAGGAGACGTGTAAGTCTGTTTGTACAAAAACATATGATACCACAAAGCCAGAAGATAAACAGAAATTAGACTTTTTGAAAAAAAGTATGCTACTGAATTATCAACATCACTG GATTGTGGACAACATGCCTGTGACGTGGTGTTACGATGTGGAAGATGGCCAGAGGTTCTGCAATCCTGGTTTTCCTATTGGCTGTTACATTACAGAAGATGGCCGTCCAAAAGATGCCTGTGTTATTAAT TCAGAATTTCATGAAAAAGATACCTTTTATATTTTCAACCACGTTGACATAAAAATCTATTATCACGTTGTGGAAAATGAAGCTCTGGGAGCAAGACTAGTTGCGGCTAAACTTGAACCAAAAAG ttACAAGCATACCCATCCAGACAACCCTGATTGCTCAGGAGTACCTATGGATATAAGTAATAAGGCTAGTGGAGAAGTCAAAATTGCTTACACATACTCAGTTACTTTTCAT gaagaaaaaactaTCAGGTGGGCATCAAGATGGGATTATATTTTGGAATCCATGCCTCACACTCACATCCAGTGGTTTAG tattATGAATTCCCTGGTGATTGTCCTCTTTCTCTCTGGAATGGTAGCTATGATTATGTTGAGGACACTGCATAAAGATATTGCAAGATACAATCAGATGGATTCCACT GAAGATGCTCAAGAAGAATTTGGCTGGAAACTGGTTCATGGTGATATTTTCAGGCCCCCAAGAAAAGGAATGCTGTTGTCCGTTTTTCTAGGCTCTGGCACACAAATCTTAATAATGACTTTTGTTACCCTGT TTTTTGCTTGCCTGGGATTTTTGTCACCCGCTAACAGGGGAGCTCTAATGACCTGTGCTGTAGTTTTGTGGGTACTACTTGGAACTCCAGCTGGTTATGTTGCTGCCAGATTCTACAAAT CATTTGGAGGtgagaaatggaaaacaaatgtcCTGCTGACATCATTCCTTTGCCCTGG AATTGTGTTTGCGGATTTTTTTATCATGAACCTCATTCTCTGGGGAGAAGGCTCTTCAGCAGCTATTCCGTTTGGTACTTTGGTTGCTATTTTGGCACTCTGGTTTTGCATTTCTGTACCGCTGACGTTTATTGGTGCCTATTTTGGGTTTAAGAAAAAC GCTATTGAACACCCTGTTCGCACAAACCAAATTCCTCGTCAGATTCCTGAGCAATCATTCTATACAAAGCCACTACCTGGCATTATCATGGGAGGGATTCTTCCTTTTGGATGTATCTTTATACAGTTGTTCTTTATTCTCAATAGTATTTG GTCCCACCAGATGTATTACATGTTTGGCTTCCTGTTTCTGGTATTCATTATTTTGGTTATTACATGTTCCGAGGCTACAATATTACTCTGCTACTTCCATCTATGTGCAGAG GACTATCACTGGCAGTGGCGTTCATTTCTCACTAGTGGTTTCACTGCAGTTTATTTCCTAATATATGCAAtacattatttcttttctaaacTGCAAATCACAGGAACAGCTAGCACCATTTTATATTTTGGTTATACCATGATTATGGTTTTGATCTTCTTCCTTTTCACAG ggACAATTGGATTCTTTGCATGCTTTTGGTTTGTAACCAAAATATACAGCGTAGTGAAAGTTGACTGA